TTTAGCTTTTCCCAGAAAAGTCTTGCGCCAAGTTCGGTCCAGTGATTTTGATCAAAATACATAAAATCTCCATCAACATAAAACTGACAGCCATCCAAACAAAAAACTTCATTCACATCAACATAAATAACATCTAAATCTTGCGACAAAAGCTTAAGGTGCTTTACATCAACAGACCTTATCAATTTGATATTATCAAGAAAAGAATTCATGCCAACAAAAGACTTATATTCTTTCGTTATAACATTAATTGACACCCAGTCTGAGCCTAAAATAGGCTTAGGGCCGAAAAAAATAATTTTAATATTTGGATTTACAGCTTTAATTTCTGCTAAATTTTTTCTATAGTTTTGAAGCTCGTTTAGCGATGCCAAATCCTTCATCCAATATGACGAGTATACAAGAATATCGGCGTTCTTTAAGTCCCGCGAAATCATTAGCTTATCAAATGCATTTTTGCAATATTTGGCGCTTTCTGAGTGCTCGCTCTTTGCAACATTAAAAGCCGTGCAACGAGGATCGGTTTGATAAATTTTCACACCAATCCTATTGTCATTTCGTATAGATTTATATATATCGAACCCCTGACTATCTCCATAAACTAGAACTTTAATTGAAGCATCTTCAAAATTCTTTTCCAAGCTTCCTGCCCAATACTTAGCGCGCTCGACCTTAATAGCTTGCTCATCCATAACAATATTGGATTTATTTGGCTCGTACCTAAAAGCCAAGCCTCCTTTATTATATGTATAATAACCAAGACATCCTAAAACAATCATTAACATCAAGAGCAAAACTATCTTGGTTTTATTGTTCTTATTTAAACGCATAGGCATTTCAATAAACCTATATGTCAACCAAGCCAAAACTATGGATAAAATTACCGTGCTAATACGAAGCGCCCGGCTAGGAGTCTCCCCCTCCACAATCCTAACAAAAGACAGTAATGGCCAATGCCATAAATACAAGGGGAAACTTATTAGCCCAAACCAAACCATCAATCGATTGGATAACACCGTACTATTAAACCAAGCTTGGGGCCCTGCAAAAATAATAAATACCGCCCCCAGCACAGGTATAACAGCCCAAGCGCCAGGAAAATTTAAATTTTTATTGATGAAAAAAAATCCGCAAAAAAGCAAAAACACACCAAGAAAAGAAAATGAATTAGAAAGAATTTTTTTATAGAACCCTTCTTTCTCAGATGCAATAGAGGAAAACAGCTCGTTCATTTCAACCGAACTAAAACTAACTTTTTTATAAATATTAAACCACGCCAATAAACTACCGCATAACAATTCCCAAAACCGAGTCTGCGGAAAATAAAAAGTCGCTATACTATTCTCATTCACACCCTGAAGATTAAGATAAAATGATAGGCACGCAAAAATTATTGAGGTAATTAAAAGGCTAAATTTACTTTTCCATGCAATCCACAACAACAAGGGCCATACAATATAAAACTGCTCTTCAATTGCCAAGCTCCACAAATGCAATAGTGGTTTCGTTTCAGCAGAGTTATCAAAATAATTAGCTTCATTCCACAAGACAACATTAGAAACAAAACTCGCGCCAGCAGCAACATGCTTGCCTAGCTGTTTATATTCTTCAGCAATTAATATAAACCACCCAATAGCATAACTTGCAATTAATATCATTATAAGAGAAGGAAAAATACGCTTGATGCGTCGCGTATAAAACTCTAGGAAACTGAACATTCCCTTGTCTAAATTTTCGAAAATAATTGTTGAAATTAGATATCCCGATATAACAAAAAAAATATCAACGCCTGTAAAACCGCCCTTAACCCAATCAGGAAAAGCGTGGAAAGCAACAACTGAAAGAATCGCGACTGCCCTTAAACCATCTATATCAGAACGATATTTTGGAGAGCTGTAAGTCAAAGAATACGACATTAAAAAACCAACCTAAAATTTATGGATTTAAACATTACACCCTCTCTTTTTTCTTAAACAAAATCTAATTCATCATACAAAACCAATAATTATTAATAAAAACAATTTTCCACTTTTACTCCCACTCAATCGTCGCGGGTGGTTTGCCCGATATGTCATACACCACACGTGAAATGCCATCGACTTCATTGATGATACGACGCGAGGCTTCATCTAATAATTCATACGGCAGATGCGCCCAATGTGCTGTCATGAAATCTACAGTTTGTACTGCACGTAAACTGACGACGTAATCATATTTGCGGCCATCGCCCATGACGCCGACTGATTTTACGGGCAAAAATACAGTGAAGGCTTGTGAGACTTTTTCGTACCAGCCGGTTTCGCGCAGGATGCTGATAAAAATATCATCCGCTTTGCGCAATACATCGGCGTATTCTTTTTTTACTTCGCCCAAGATGCGCACGCCGAGACCAGGCCCGGGGAATGGGTGGCGATAGACCATTTCATAAGGTAAGCCAAGTTCTAAACCCACTTTGCGTACTTCGTCTTTAAATAATTCGCGTAACGGTTCGATGAGTTTTAATTTCATATCAGCAGGCAGGCCGCCGACGTTATGATGCGATTTGATGACGTGCGCTTTGCCAGTTTTTGAACCAGCAGATTCGATCACGTCTGGATAAATAGTGCCTTGTGCTAACCACTGGGCATTTTGTATTTTGCGCGATTCTTCTTCAAAAATTCTGATAAACAATGTGCCGATGACTTTGCGTTTTGCTTCAGGATCGCTAACACCTTTTAAGCCATCTAAGAAACGTTGTTCTGCGTCGACGCGAATAACGCGGATGCCCATGTGTTTAGCAAACGTGGCCATCACTTGATCGCCTTCGTTTAAACGCAATAAGCCATTATCAACAAATACACAGGTGAGTTGGTCGCCAATGGCTTTGTGTAATAAGGCCGCGACCACAGATGAATCTACGCCACCGGATAAACCCAGTATCACGGGATCTTTGCCGACTTGTGCGCGCACGCTTTCGATATTCGCATCAATAATATTACTGGCGGTCCATTGCGCGGAACAAAAACAAATTTCGCGCACGAAGCGTTCGATGATGCGTTGACCTTGCAAGGTGTGCGTAACTTCAGGATGAAATTGTAAACCGTAAAAACCACGGCCTTCATCGGCCATGCCGGCAATCGGTGCGCTGCTGGTGCTCGCAATAATTTTAAAATTTTCGGGGAGCTTGGTGACTTTGTCACCGTGACTCATCCACACATCTAAGGTTGCGCTGCCATCTGCGTGCGTTTTATCTTCGATGCTGTGCAACAAGCGTGAGTGTTCATTAATTTTTACTTCGGCATATCCAAATTCGCGTTGACCTGACGCTGATACTTGACCGCCTAATTGTGCGGCCATGGTTTGCATGCCGTAACAAATACCTAACACGGGCACGCCTAATTCAAACACGATATTTGGTGCGCGAAATTCTGCGTTTAAATTAACGGATTCGGGGCCACCCGATAAAATAATGCCGTTAGGTTTAAAGGCTTTGATAGCATCGCTGCTGCAATCAAACGCATAAATTTCTGAATACACGCCAACTTCGCGCACACGCCGTGCGATAAGCTGGGTGTATTGCGAACCGAAATCCAGAATGAGAATTTTCTGGGCATGAATATCACGACTCATTTTATTTTTTTATCCAGCAACAGCGCAGTGATTAAGATTCCACACGATAGTTTGGCGCTTCTTTAACAATCGCCACATCGTGCACATGTGATTCACGCATACCCGCCGAGGTGATTTTTACAAACTTCGGTTTGTTACGCATTTCTTCAATGTTTGCACAACCCACATAACCCATGCTGGAACGCAAGCCACCGAGTAATTGATGCACAATTGATTTTAATGGGCCTTTATACGCGACGCGGCCTTCAATACCTTCGGGCACTAATTTATCTAATTCGGTTTGGCCTTCTTGAAAATAACGATCGCTAGAACCTTGTTGCATTGCACCTAAAGAACCCATGCCGCGATACGATTTATAAGAACGGCCTTGGAATAATTCAATTTCACCGGGTGCTTCTTCGGTGCCCGCAAACATGGAACCTAACATGATGGTGTTTGCACCTGCTGCAATCGCTTTGGCAATATCACCTGAAAAACGAATGCCGCCATCAGAGATTAAAGGTACGCCGCTGCCTTTTAACGCTTTCGCAACATGTTGAATGGCAGAAATTTGTGGCACGCCTACGCCCGCAACAATACGGGTAGTGCAAATAGAACCGGGACCAATGCCGACTTTCACTGCATCTGCGCCGTACTTCACTAAATCTAATGCTGCTTCTGCGGTGGCGATGTTGCCGCCAATCACTTGTACATTCGGATAATGTTTTTTCACCCACTGCACACGTTCTAATACGCCAGTGGAATGACCATGTGCGGTATCAACAACAATCACGTCAACACCCGCATTCACTAATGCTTCAACACGTTCTTCAGTACCAACACCCACACCCACTGCTGCGCCCACCAATAAGCGACCATAACTATCTTTCGCAGCGTTGGGATAATCTTCGGCTTTTTGAATATCTTTAACGGTGATCATGCCGCGTAATGCAAACGCTTCTGTGACTACGAGAATTTTTTCGATGCGGTGTTGATGCAACAAAGCGATGATTTCCGTTTGCGGTGCGCCTTCACGCACCGTGATCAAACGATCTTTTTTAGTCATCACACTGCTGACAGGTGCATCGAGTTTGGATTCAAAACGTAAATCGCGATTAGTGACAATGCCTTCGAGCTGGCCATTACGCGCCACCGGTACGCCAGAAATACCATGCTCGCGAGTAATCGCTAAGACTTCACGAATGGTGGTTTCGGGAGTCACAGTAATGGGATCTTTGATCACGCCGCTTTCATATTTTTTAGTGCGCAACACTTCGGCAGCTTGTTTTTCTACCGACATGTTTTTATGAATAACCCCAATACCACCTTCACTCGCTAAGGCAATCGCCAAGCGTGCTTCAGTAACCGTATCCATGGCAGCGGATATCAAAGGAATGTTGAGGCGAATATCGCGCGTTAATTGACAGCGTAAGTCGACTTCTTTAGGTAACACATCGGAACGCGCGGGTTGTAATAATACGTCATCGAACGTGAGTGCTTCTTCCAAGCCTTGCGTCATATTGATCAGCCTCAGTGGGTGATGGCGCGGAAAGTAAGCGCGCGATTATATCGGTTGGCCTAGTGACTTGGCCAGCGCATATACTAGCGCCTGCGAATTTATCCTGACGCGGTCACAGCTGGAAAACCACACTCTCATGAACGAAATATCCTCCAACACATTTGGCAACGCCCCACGCGACACCGTTTATAGCGTTTCCGAGCTAAATCAAGCGGTGAATCAGCTGTTGACCCAGGCTTTGCCGCTGGTGTGGGTGGAAGGTGAAATTTCCAATTTGGCGCGGCCTGGCTCCGGTCATTGGTATTTTTCGCTAAAAGACGCCGACGCGCAGGTCAAAGCGGCGATGTTTCGCAACCGCAATATGTATTGCCGCCATGTGCCGGAAAATGGCCAACGCGTGCGAATTCGGGCGCGCGTAGGTTTGTATGAACCGCGCGGGGAATATCAGCTGGTGGCCGAACACATGGAAACCGCTGGCGAAGGCGATTTGCAACACGCCTTTGAACGCTTAAAACAACAACTGGCGACCGAAGGTTTATTCAACCCCGATAACAAACTGGAAATTCCCGTTAGCCCGCGTTGCGTGGGAGTTATCACCTCGCCCACCGGCGCGGCCATTCGTGACGTATTAAGCGTCTTAAAACGCCGCTGTCCGTTGCTGGAAGTCATCATCTATCCGGTGGTTGTGCAAGGCGCAGAAGCGCCAGGCAGTATCGCCCGCGCCTTAACTATTGCCGCCTCTCGCGATGAATGCGAGGTTTTATTATTAGTCCGCGGCGGTGGCTCATTAGAAGACTTGCAGGCGTTTAACACCGAAGTAGTCGCCCGCACCCTCGCCGCCTGCCCGATTCCGGTGGTAAGTGGCGTGGGGCATGAAACCGATTTTACGATTGCGGATTTTGTGGCGGATTTACGCGCTGCCACGCCCTCAGCTGCTGCTGAATTGGTGAGCCCGAATAGCGCGGTATGGTTACGGGATTTACGCAATCTGCGTTTACGCTTAGCCGAGGCCTTAGATACGCAACTATATGATCAGCAACGGGAATTGCAGTATTTGCAACGTCGTTTAGGCGTGCAACATCCCGAACAACGCTTAGCTCGACATCAACAACGCATGGATGATCTACAGCAACGACTCCAACGGGTACGCCTGCAAATCATGCAACGCGCACAGCTGCAGGTACAGCATTTACACAATCGCCTGCAACAACAAGCGCCCGCCAACCGTTTACAACAACATCGCTTGCGACTCGCTAACAGTTATGAACGTTTACAATTTCGCATACGTCACTATTTACAGCAGCAACAGCAACAACTCGCTTTGTTAAATCGCAGTTTAAACAGCATCAGTCCTTTAAAAACACTGGAACGAGGTTATGCGATTGTGACGGATCCGTTACAAAATCGTACGGTGCAAGACGCACAACAAACGCATGCACAACAACAGCTGCGCATTCGTTTAGCCCGTGGTGAACTGCAAGTGCGTGTGGAAAAAAACAGCGATTAAATACAAGACCGCGTCTAGCCCACGCATAGCACACTAGTTAATTATGCGAAACGACCGCGCCAAGACCACTAGGCTATTGAACCCAACCGATGATTGCGCTCTAATAGCCACCCTTTTTTGCAAATCTGGACAGGGTTAGGACATGGCAGCCAAAAAGAAACCGGTGAAAAAAACCACCGCCAAAACGACCCCCGTGAAAAAAACTGCGGTTACTAAAAAAGTGGCAGCGCCTAAAGCGGCCGCCAAACCTGTGAGCAAAAAAACGCCCGCTAAAATTACAGCCAAGCCCACTGCGAAAACGGCAAAACCCGTCGCTAAGCCGGTGGCACAAAAAGTCGCGCCTATTAAAATAGCGCCCACTCCCATTGCAACCCAAAAGAAACCTAGCGTGAGCAAAGACACTATCGCGACCACCAAAACTGTTGAAAAGAAACCATCTGCTACTAGTTCCGTTAAGCGCAAAACCGGCGCACGTGCGAATGGCTCTAACGATGTTTCACAATTAATCGACTTCACTCCTTATGAAATCAAAAAGGGTGAAGACTATATGAACAAAACTCAGTACGAACATTTCCGTCAAATTTTATTGAATTGGCAACGTAGCTTAATGGAAGAAGTAGATCGCACAGTGGGTCACATGAAAGATGACGCGATGAATTTTCCGGATCCCAATGATCGCGCTACTCAAGAAGAAGAATTTAGTTTGGAATTACGCGCACGTGATCGTGAACGTAAATTAATTAAAAAAATTGAAGAGTCTATAACCGCCATCAATAGTGAAGAATATGGTTATTGCAACGCCTGCGGCATCGAAATCGGTATACGTCGTTTGGAAGCACGACCAACCGCAAGCATGTGTATTGATTGCAAAACGTTAGACGAAATGAAAGAAAAACAAACACGCGCTTAAATCTTAAACCTGCATCATGCGTTTTAAAGCGCATGATGCATCTTAGTTCTTTCCCTGCTGCATTTAACTCATTCCTCGGCGCAACGTATGTACATCGGACGTTTTGCTCCTACTCCCAGCGGCCCTCTTCATTTTGGTTCTTTGATTACCGCCGTAGCGAGTTATTTAGACGCTAAAGCACAAGGCGGACAATGGTTAGTGCGGATCGAAGATATAGACACGCCACGGGTTATGCGCGGCGCGGCCGATGATATTTTACGCACCTTAGAAAGGTTTGGTTTGCACTGGGATGGAACCGTCATTTATCAAAGCCAACGACTAGATGTTTATCGTAATGCATTAAATCAATTAGCCGCACACAGCTATCCCTGTAGTTGTTCACGTCAAGAGTTACATGACCATTGTAAAATGGGACGTTATGGCCCTATTTACTCGGGCACATGTCGCACCCAAGCCCAACATCCAGCCCGCGAAATGGCGATACGTTTGCGCACGCACAATACCGCTATTTATTGTAGCGATGCAATTCAAGACGCTTATGCGCAATGTTTAGAAAGTGAGATCGGTGATTTTAATTTATTGCGCCGCGATGGTTATTACAGTTATCACTTAGCCGTGGTCGTTGATGATGCCGCGCAACATATTAGTCATGTTGTACGCGGTTATGATTTATTAGATTCAACTCCACGACAAATTTATTTACAGCAATGTTTAGGCTATAACACACCACACTACGCACATGTGCCGATTGCACTCGATGAGCAAGGTCAAAAATTGAGCAAACAAAATCATGCGGCGGCACTTAACAATAAACATATTTTGCAACAATTATTAGCTGCGTTGGTTTTTTTAGGCCAACCTACAATAGAATTTAATACACCCAAAAGCATCTTAGAAAATGCTATTAAATCTTGGCGCATAGCGACTGTGCCGCAACGCACACAAATGATGCCTATTAAATACTAATTCAAATAATTGACTTGCGCCTAGCGTCTACGCAACAGATAATAGATCTATAGTTGGCTTGTAATTTTTTACCGTTATTTGCAGCAGTATTTTTTGCGATTATTATTTAAATAACATTTGATCAACAAGGATATTGTCCTCATGAAACCCATACGCCTAATGCATCGTTTATTATCGCCTTTATTAAAATTCGCATTAATATTCGGCAGCTTATTGTTTTTAAATGCCTGCACACACGCATTAAAGCCAGTTGTGTTATATGACGACAACATTGCCTTTGATCAATATAAAAGTTTTGCATGGGCTTCAGATAAGCCTTATAGCGTGGCTACCGACTCTACCACTACCATGAGCCCGATGTTGCTCAAAAAAATTCAAAATAGTATCGAAGAAAAATTAATAGCGAAGGGTTATGCCAAAACTAACACGGAAGCCAATCCTGCCATAATAGTGTCGTTTACTGTGGGCTCACGCGATAAAATTCAGATCGATACTTATCCTAACGGGTTTTTTTATGGCGCACGTAGTTCTCGTAATCGTAGCGGTAGCGGTTATGGTTTTTGGGGGAATAATATTGTAGATGCTTACAGTTATCGCGAAGGTACTTTAACCATTGATATATTTGACGCGCAAAGCAAAGAACCTATTTGGAGCGGTGCTGTTTCAAAAAAATTATATGGCGATGTGCAAAACAGAGCTGATGCAATTATTAACGATGTAGTGAATACTATTTTAACGCCATTTCCACCTCAACCTAAAACCAAATAAGTTAACTCCCTTGAATCATCATTTATTTCTACACTGCCGCGCAGGCTTCGAAAAAGAATGCGCGGCAGAAATCACTGAACTTGCTGCGGGTCATAATATTAATGGTTACGCCAAAACCAGTGACAACCAAGCCTATGTATTATTCATCATCAATAGTGCAGCTGATGGCATCACGCTATTAGAAAAATTACCTTTCACTAAAGTATGTTTTACGCGTCAATGGTTTGTAGGCTTGCATCAAGCCACTGAATTATTAGTCACAGATCGCGTCAGCAGCATCTTAGCGATTGCAGAACAATTGCCCGCCGTTAATGAAGTGTTTGTAGAAACGTTTGACACGAATGATGGCAAAGAATTATCCACACTCGCTCGCAAACTCAACGGTCCTATTTTAGGTGCATTGCAAAAAACCGCTAACTGGCAAAGCAATGCGCTGTATCGTTTACACGTAGTGCTTATTAATGGCACCAGCGCTTGGATAGGTGTGAGTTTGCGCGACAATAGCAGTGAATGGCCGATGGGCATTCCGCGTTTACGTTTAGCTCATGCCGCGCCTAGTCGATCCGCCTTAAAACTTGAAGAAGCCTGGCATTTATTTATACCGGATAAAGAACGCACACGCCGTTTGAGTGCAAAACATCGTGCTGTTGATTTAGGTGCTGCGCCAGGCGGTTGGTCATGGCAATTAACGCAACTGGGCATGCATGTGATCGCGGTTGATAACGGCCCTTTGCAAGCCGCGTTATTAGAAAGCGGTAAAGTTATTCATATACGTCACGATGCATTTCGTTTTCAACCCGAAAAACCTGTGCATTGGTTAGTCTGCGACATGGTTGAACAACCTAATCGCGTGGCAGAGTTGATGGCACAATGGTTTGTTAATCAATGGTGTCAAGAAGCTATCTTTAATTTAAAATTACCGATGAAAAAACGTTACCTTGCATTGCAAGATGCACTCGAACGAATTCATCGCATTACTCGGACGGCGCGTTTACGTTTAGAGATAAATTACAAACAGCTGTATCACGATCGTGAAGAAGTCACCGTCTACGCCCGTTATTAACACAAGGGAACAATATGGCTGATCATCTAGATTCTGTTTTAATAGAAAATCGACGTTTCCCGCCCGCAAAAAACTTTAGTCAACACGCAACTTTAAAAAATACTGATGTTGCCGCATTGAAACAGCAAGCTGAAACTGATTTTATTGGTTTTTGGGATCAACTTGCTACTCGTCATTTAGATTGGCAAACACCCTACACCCGCGTTTTAGATGATAGTCGTGCGCCATTTTATGAATGGTTTACAGGTGGCAAAATCAATGTCAGCGCCAATTGTTTGGATCGTCATTTAAAAACACGCGGCGATAAAACCGCGATTATTTTTGAAGGTGAGCCTGGCGATATACGCAAACTCACTTATCGCGAACTACATCGTGAAGTCAGTCAATTTGCGAATGTTTTAATCTCATTAGGCATACAGCTGGGCGATCGCGTTGTCATTTATATGCCGATGGTGCCAGAAGCTGTTATTGCTATGCAGGCTTGTGCGCGTATTGGCGCGATTCATTCAGTAGTATTCGGCGGATTTTCTGCCGAGTCACTTAAAGATCGTATTGAAAATGCCGGCGCAAAATTATTAATTACGGCTGATGGCGGCCATCGCGGCGGCAAAATTATTCCTTTAAAAGAAACGACGGACAAAGCGTTAGCCGCGGGCTGCGCGACTATTGAAAATGTCGTGGTATTGCAACGTACGCATAACAACGTTTCCATGCACGCGCAGCGTGATCACCAACATCATCATTGGTGGCATACATTGATGCAATCCGCTGCAACGGAATGCGCACCCGTGTGGGTTGATAGTGAGCATCCCTTATTTTTACTTTACACCTCAGGTTCAACCGGCAAACCTAAAGGCATTCAACACAGTAGCGCCGGTTATTTACTGTGGTCTTTATTAACTAATCTATGGGTATTTGATTTAAAAGATACCGATATTTTTTGGTGTACTGCCGATGTCGGCTGGATTACGGGTCATAGTTATGTCACGTATGGTCCACTGGCAGCGGGTGCAACGATTGTTATGTATGAAGGTGCACCCACTATTCCAGATGCCGGTCGTTTTTGGAAAATTTGCCAAGATCATCACGTGAGTATTTTTTATACTGCGCCCACCGCCTTGCGTGCATTAATGAAATTGGGTGATGACATTCCTGCGCAATATGATTTATCAAAGTTACGTTTACTCGGCAGTGTCGGTGAACCGATTAATCCGGAAGCATGGATGTGGTATCACAACATCATTGGTCATGAGCGTTGTCCGATTGTAGATACATGGTGGCAAACAGAAACCGGCGCACATATGTTAGCGCCTGTCCCGGGTGTGACGACTACTAAGCCTGGTTCTTGCACACAAGCATTGCCCGGTATTTTTGCAGCTGTAGTCGATGATCACGGTGAAAGAATTACTCACGCAAATCAAGGTGGTTATCTTGTTATCACTAAACCATGGCCGGGCATGTTGCGAAATATATGGGGCGACTC
Above is a genomic segment from Gammaproteobacteria bacterium containing:
- the acs gene encoding acetate--CoA ligase, which encodes MADHLDSVLIENRRFPPAKNFSQHATLKNTDVAALKQQAETDFIGFWDQLATRHLDWQTPYTRVLDDSRAPFYEWFTGGKINVSANCLDRHLKTRGDKTAIIFEGEPGDIRKLTYRELHREVSQFANVLISLGIQLGDRVVIYMPMVPEAVIAMQACARIGAIHSVVFGGFSAESLKDRIENAGAKLLITADGGHRGGKIIPLKETTDKALAAGCATIENVVVLQRTHNNVSMHAQRDHQHHHWWHTLMQSAATECAPVWVDSEHPLFLLYTSGSTGKPKGIQHSSAGYLLWSLLTNLWVFDLKDTDIFWCTADVGWITGHSYVTYGPLAAGATIVMYEGAPTIPDAGRFWKICQDHHVSIFYTAPTALRALMKLGDDIPAQYDLSKLRLLGSVGEPINPEAWMWYHNIIGHERCPIVDTWWQTETGAHMLAPVPGVTTTKPGSCTQALPGIFAAVVDDHGERITHANQGGYLVITKPWPGMLRNIWGDSQRYIDTYWNKFSQQYYVAGDSARCDADGDFWIMGRIDDVVNVSGHRLGTMEIESALVAHAEISEAAVVSFPHDIKGEAIFAFVVPRNGRPKGAARLALEKDLQQWVTEQIGALAKPEVIRFADNLPKTRSGKIMRRLLRTIARDEPITQDISTLENPAILEQLTTIDHD